The Cloacibacillus sp. genomic interval ACATCTTGGTGATGGTGATTTTTGGCGGAATGAGCACGCTGGTCGGGCCAATTTTCGGAGCCATCTCACTGACGATCCTGCCGGAGTTTCTGCGAATGGCGGGCGCGCTGCGTTTGGTAATTTACGGCGTGGCCCTAGTCTGCTTTATTATATGGCTGCCGCAGGGTGTATGGGGAAGCTTAAAAAACTATTACCTTACGAAGAAAACAATGGATAAAGAATAATAAAACCAGACAATATCCGAACGGATATAAAAAGATGACGCCGGCACACAGAGAACAGTCCTCTCTGCCGGCGTCATCTTTTTGTAAAGACAGGCAAAATCACCGCAAGCGCTTAGTTTGCGGACCGTAGATTCACGCTGGTGTGGTTTTGTCGTCTGTGGGATGATTTTCGATGTCTAAAAATTCTGTAAATAATGCTGCGGCCTAATGCGGTGGGCGGCGGGGCGTGTTATCATTAGAGAAAACAATTACGGGAGGCATTTGATATGAGCGAACTGTTTAAAAATATACCAAAAGAGACGGCTCTTCGGCTTTGTGATCTGGTCAGCGCGGAGGAGGGGCAAATAACGAGCCGCACGCTTGCGCAGAATGACGCGGTTAGCGTTACGCTCTTTGCCTTTTCCGCCGGAGAGGAGATCGGAACGCACGATTCAAAGGGCGACGCTATGGCGACTGTGCTTGAGGGCACGGGGCGCTATGTCGTGGGAGGAAACGAGTACATGCTTTCGCAGGGCGAGACTTTGATAATGCCGGCCAACGTTCCGCACTCGGTCCACGCGCCGG includes:
- a CDS encoding cupin domain-containing protein; amino-acid sequence: MSELFKNIPKETALRLCDLVSAEEGQITSRTLAQNDAVSVTLFAFSAGEEIGTHDSKGDAMATVLEGTGRYVVGGNEYMLSQGETLIMPANVPHSVHAPGPFKMLLTVVFPIEK